One segment of Macaca fascicularis isolate 582-1 chromosome 4, T2T-MFA8v1.1 DNA contains the following:
- the MSH5 gene encoding mutS protein homolog 5 isoform X9 yields MGLPSFLTEVARKELENLDSRIPSCSVIYIPLIGFLLSIPRLPFMVEASDFEINGLDFMFLSEEKLHYRSARTKELDALLGDLHCEIRDQETLLMYQLQCQVLARAAVLTQVLDLASRLDVLLALASAARDYGYSRPRYSPQVLGVRIQNGRHPLMELCARTFVPNSTECGGDKGRVKVITGPNSSGKSIYLKQVGLITFMALVGSFVPAEEAEIGAVDAIFTRIHSCESISLGLSTFMIDLNQVAKAVNNATAQSLVLIDEFGKGTNTVDGLALLAAVLRHWLARGPTCPHIFVATNFLSLVQLQLLPQGPLVQYLTMETCEDGNDLVFFYQVCEGVAKASHASHTAAQAGLPDKLVARGKEVSDLIRSGKPIKPVKDLLKKNQMENCQTLVDKFMKLDLEDPNLDLNVFMSQEVLPVATSIL; encoded by the exons ATCGGCTTCCTTCTTTCTATTCCTCGCCTGCCCTTCATGGTAGAGGCCAGTGACTTTGAGATTAATGGACTGGACTTCATG ttTCTCTCAGAGGAGAAGCTGCACTATCGTAGTGCCCGAACCAAGGAGCTGGATGCATTGCTGGGGGACCTGCACTGTGAGATCCGGG ACCAGGAGACGCTGCTGATGTACCAGCTGCAGTGCCAGGTGCTGGCACGAGCAGCTGTCTTAACCCAAGTATTGGACCTTGCCTCCCGCCTGGACGTCCTGCTGGCTCTTGCCAGTGCTGCACGGGACTATGGCTACTCAAGGCCGCGTTACTCCCCTCAGGTCCTTGGGGTACGAATCCAGAATGGCAG ACATCCTCTGATGGAACTCTGTGCCCGAACTTTTGTGCCCAACTCCACAGAATGTGGTGGGGACAAAGGAAGGGTCAAAGTCATCACTGGACCCAACTCATCAGGGAAGAGCATATACCTCAAACAG GTAGGCTTGATCACATTCATGGCCCTGGTAGGCAGCTTTGTACCAGCAGAGGAGGCCGAAATTGGGGCAGTAGACGCCATCTTCACACGAATTcatagctgtgaatccatctcccTTGGCCTCTCCACCTTCATGATCGATCTCAACCAG GTGGCAAAAGCAGTGAACAATGCCACTGCACAGTCGCTGGTCCTCATTGATGAATTTGGAAAGGGAACCAACACG GTGGATGGGCTCGCGCTTCTGGCCGCTGTGCTCCGACACTGGCTGGCACGTGGACCCACGTGCCCCCACATCTTTGTGGCCACCAACTTTCTGAGCCTTGTCCAGTTACAGCTGCTGCCACAAGGGCCCCTGGTGCAGTATTTG aCCATGGAGACCTGTGAGGATGGCAACGACCTTGTCTTCTTCTATCAGGTCTGCGAAGGTGTTGCAAAGGCCAGCCATGCTTCCCAcacagctgcccaggctgggcttccTGACAAGCTTGTGGCTCGTGGCAAGGAG GTCTCAGACTTGATCCGCAGTGGAAAACCCATCAAGCCTGTCAAGGATTTGctaaagaagaaccaaatggaaaa ttGCCAGACATTAGTGGATAAGTTTATGAAACTGGATTTGGAAGATCCTAACCTGGACTTGAACGTTTTCATGAGCCAGGAAGTGCTGCCTGTTGCCACCAGCATCCTCTGA